A genomic segment from Flavobacterium sp. 9R encodes:
- a CDS encoding type IX secretion system membrane protein PorP/SprF yields MKKSIIALLLLVGVAGHTQELNLPVWTQYLADNPFVISPTYAGIGDNFRIRLNGLTQWVGIKDAPNNQSVYADFRIADQSGVGISMYNDKNGNTRQTGAKASFAHHIILDYYSKQYLSFGLSFNINNFKIDIDDLSPTNPDPSINNNRFTSNNNFDVSLLYRLNKFYVSFNASNILPKDLDKFIALEPDLLRNYQVYTGYVFSDGGYNRGEIEPSMYFQYFESDRRSSTDINVKYRKYNNYDDYYWVGASYRFLNDQVGKPLNVGPMVGFKKSGFYFGYAYQITMNELAAYNSGTHMVTLGFDFFQGLSNCPCTQNPVHE; encoded by the coding sequence ATGAAAAAGAGTATAATTGCATTGTTGCTTTTGGTAGGTGTGGCCGGACACACTCAAGAATTGAATTTGCCTGTTTGGACACAATATTTGGCCGATAACCCTTTTGTGATTTCGCCAACTTATGCAGGGATTGGAGATAATTTTAGAATTCGATTGAATGGATTGACACAATGGGTCGGAATTAAAGATGCACCAAACAACCAATCTGTTTATGCTGATTTTAGAATTGCCGATCAATCAGGTGTTGGAATTTCCATGTATAATGATAAAAACGGAAACACGCGTCAAACAGGAGCTAAAGCTTCTTTTGCGCATCATATTATTTTGGATTATTACTCCAAACAATATTTGTCTTTTGGTTTGTCATTCAACATCAACAATTTCAAAATTGATATAGATGATTTATCGCCTACCAATCCTGATCCTTCTATCAATAATAACCGTTTCACCTCCAACAATAACTTTGACGTCAGTTTGTTGTATCGTTTGAATAAATTTTACGTGAGTTTTAATGCAAGTAATATTTTGCCAAAGGATTTGGATAAATTTATTGCACTTGAACCGGATTTGTTACGTAATTATCAAGTGTATACTGGTTATGTTTTTAGCGATGGAGGATATAATCGTGGTGAGATTGAGCCTTCTATGTACTTTCAATATTTTGAGTCGGATAGAAGATCTAGCACCGACATCAACGTTAAATATAGAAAATATAACAACTATGATGACTACTACTGGGTTGGAGCTTCCTATCGTTTTTTGAATGATCAAGTTGGAAAACCTTTGAATGTAGGGCCAATGGTAGGTTTTAAAAAATCAGGATTTTATTTTGGGTATGCTTACCAAATTACGATGAATGAGTTAGCTGCCTACAATTCAGGAACGCATATGGTTACCTTAGGATTTGATTTCTTCCAAGGATTGAGTAACTGTCCTTGTACCCAAAATCCAGTTCACGAATAG
- the pgk gene encoding phosphoglycerate kinase: MKTLNDFNFKDKKAIIRVDFNVPLDENFNVTDANRIEAAKPTIDKILADGGSVILMSHLGRPKGAEDKYSLRHIVAKTSEVLGVPVQFATDCIGEPATTAAAALQPGQVLLLENLRFYKEEEAGDVDFAKKLADLGDIYVNDAFGTAHRAHASTTIIAQFFPTSKCFGTLLAKEIESLNKVLKNSEKPVTAVLGGSKVSSKITVIENILDKVDHMIIGGGMTFTFVKALGGSVGDSICEDDKQDLALEILRLAKEKGVQIHIPVDVVAADDFSNKANTQVVDVKHIPDGWQGLDAGPKSLAIFKEVILASKTILWNGPLGVFEMPTFAKGTIALGDYIAEATANGAFSLVGGGDSVAAVKQFGFEHKVSYVSTGGGAMLEMLEGRTLPGIAAILE, encoded by the coding sequence ATGAAAACTTTAAACGATTTCAATTTCAAAGATAAAAAAGCAATTATCCGTGTTGATTTTAATGTGCCTTTAGATGAAAATTTTAATGTAACGGATGCCAATAGAATTGAAGCTGCAAAGCCTACCATTGATAAAATTTTAGCTGACGGTGGAAGCGTTATTTTAATGTCACACTTAGGAAGACCAAAAGGAGCTGAAGATAAATATTCGTTACGTCATATAGTAGCTAAAACTTCTGAAGTTTTGGGCGTGCCTGTTCAATTTGCTACAGATTGCATTGGAGAACCTGCTACTACTGCAGCTGCGGCTTTACAACCTGGTCAAGTGTTGCTGTTAGAGAATTTACGTTTTTATAAAGAAGAAGAAGCTGGCGATGTTGATTTCGCTAAAAAATTAGCAGACCTTGGAGATATCTATGTAAATGATGCTTTTGGAACAGCACACCGTGCTCATGCTTCTACTACTATTATTGCTCAATTTTTTCCAACTAGTAAATGTTTTGGAACGCTGTTGGCCAAAGAAATTGAAAGCTTGAATAAAGTATTAAAGAACAGTGAAAAACCTGTAACTGCTGTTTTGGGAGGATCTAAAGTTTCCTCTAAAATTACAGTTATCGAAAATATCTTAGATAAAGTTGACCACATGATTATTGGTGGAGGTATGACTTTTACTTTTGTGAAAGCCTTAGGAGGATCTGTTGGTGATTCTATTTGTGAAGATGACAAGCAAGATTTGGCTCTTGAAATTTTGCGTTTGGCTAAAGAAAAAGGGGTACAAATTCATATTCCTGTAGATGTAGTTGCGGCTGATGATTTCTCTAATAAAGCCAATACACAAGTAGTAGATGTTAAACACATTCCAGATGGATGGCAAGGTTTAGACGCGGGACCAAAATCATTAGCTATCTTTAAAGAAGTAATCTTGGCTTCTAAAACTATTCTTTGGAATGGACCATTAGGAGTTTTTGAAATGCCAACATTTGCCAAAGGAACTATTGCTTTAGGTGATTATATTGCAGAGGCTACTGCTAATGGTGCTTTTTCATTAGTTGGTGGAGGTGATTCTGTGGCTGCTGTAAAACAATTTGGTTTTGAACACAAAGTAAGTTATGTTTCTACTGGAGGTGGAGCAATGCTAGAAATGTTGGAAGGAAGAACCTTACCAGGAATTGCAGCGATTTTAGAATAA
- a CDS encoding LysM peptidoglycan-binding domain-containing protein, giving the protein MSLKNATLSLLFLISFAAFSQQVAEVKSIQPSPIPLSYLDSIKQTFVRHTTTEQVDSLWMKELTNLDIYNDLTKDIQTLNTDQNVDFELPTELLKQRLAAMDAKSPFHIEYNQGLENLIKSFLKNRKKAFARLMATSEYYFPIFEEALAKKNIPLEIKYLAIVESALNPKAVSRVGATGLWQFMYHTGKQYNLRIDSYVDERSDPLKSSEAAAQYMANMYPLFNDWDLVLASYNSGPGNVTKAIRRSGGQQTFWDIKKHLPQETQGYVPAFLATMYLYEYHKEHGIKPERATFKHFQTDTIRIQKEISFKQIADLIDIPVVELQLLNPSYKMNVIPVYGDQPNYLRLPQNKIAVFTSNEDKIYAYAAYDNYQRRQPLQWSKSALASRGKASDSSDVATINEWYKIKKGDNLNTVAADYKVAVADLKRWNGIKGNSVALGKILKIKTSRPGVETNPMAVASTAVAGVKSAEKAKETQLDSLLVAPNTAQYVVQKGDNLNIIARKYNVSVEDLRSWNPTTASNLKPGMSFQVGVSQAVAVQEVPKPEVKDITYTVQEGDNLGTIAKKFGTTSANLIAWNAISKQKVPVGTALIVAKNEIAIITNNATADSFKKKELFPTAKAKNPTNDYYVKKGDSLFSISKKYPGVTISDLEKWNGITSQDLKPGMKLKING; this is encoded by the coding sequence ATGAGTCTTAAAAATGCCACACTAAGCTTATTGTTCCTCATCTCGTTTGCTGCTTTCTCGCAGCAAGTCGCTGAAGTTAAATCGATTCAACCTTCTCCTATACCTCTTTCCTATTTAGATTCAATCAAACAAACTTTTGTACGTCATACTACGACAGAACAAGTCGATAGTTTATGGATGAAAGAACTAACGAATTTGGATATTTATAATGACTTAACCAAAGATATCCAAACCCTAAACACCGATCAAAACGTTGATTTTGAATTGCCCACAGAGTTGTTAAAACAGCGCCTAGCGGCTATGGATGCCAAGTCTCCGTTTCATATTGAATACAATCAAGGATTAGAAAATTTGATTAAATCCTTTTTGAAAAATAGAAAAAAAGCTTTCGCTCGTTTAATGGCTACTTCAGAATATTACTTCCCTATTTTCGAAGAAGCTTTGGCGAAAAAGAACATTCCTTTAGAAATAAAATATTTAGCAATAGTAGAATCTGCCTTGAACCCAAAAGCGGTTTCTAGAGTTGGTGCAACAGGACTTTGGCAGTTCATGTATCATACCGGAAAACAATATAATTTACGAATCGATTCGTATGTTGATGAGCGATCTGATCCGTTGAAATCTTCTGAAGCAGCGGCACAATATATGGCCAATATGTACCCTTTATTCAACGACTGGGATTTGGTATTAGCATCGTATAATTCAGGTCCAGGAAATGTGACTAAGGCGATAAGACGATCGGGCGGACAGCAAACATTTTGGGATATTAAAAAACATTTACCACAAGAAACTCAAGGTTATGTTCCCGCTTTTTTAGCTACGATGTACTTGTATGAATATCATAAAGAGCACGGCATTAAACCAGAACGTGCCACTTTCAAACACTTCCAAACGGATACGATTCGTATTCAAAAAGAAATCTCTTTCAAACAAATTGCGGATTTAATCGACATTCCTGTAGTCGAATTGCAATTGTTGAATCCTTCGTATAAAATGAATGTTATTCCTGTTTATGGCGATCAACCCAATTATTTACGATTGCCACAAAACAAAATTGCCGTTTTTACTTCCAATGAAGACAAAATCTATGCTTACGCCGCTTATGACAATTACCAACGAAGACAACCTTTGCAATGGTCGAAATCTGCTTTAGCGTCTAGAGGAAAAGCTTCAGATTCTTCGGATGTGGCTACTATCAATGAATGGTATAAAATAAAAAAAGGGGATAATTTAAATACAGTGGCTGCCGATTATAAAGTTGCCGTAGCAGATCTTAAACGTTGGAATGGAATCAAAGGGAATTCGGTTGCATTAGGTAAAATATTAAAAATTAAAACGTCCCGTCCTGGAGTTGAAACCAACCCAATGGCTGTTGCTAGTACTGCTGTTGCTGGAGTTAAATCCGCAGAAAAAGCTAAAGAAACGCAGTTAGATTCGTTGTTAGTTGCACCAAATACTGCACAATATGTCGTCCAGAAAGGTGACAATTTGAATATAATCGCTCGTAAATACAATGTTTCAGTAGAAGATTTGCGTTCTTGGAATCCTACTACAGCCAGCAATTTGAAACCTGGAATGAGTTTTCAGGTTGGAGTTAGCCAAGCTGTTGCCGTTCAAGAAGTGCCAAAACCCGAAGTTAAAGACATTACGTATACGGTTCAAGAAGGGGATAATTTAGGAACTATTGCCAAGAAATTTGGAACAACATCGGCTAATCTGATAGCTTGGAATGCTATTTCAAAACAAAAAGTACCTGTTGGAACAGCGTTGATTGTTGCCAAAAATGAAATTGCAATCATTACCAATAACGCTACAGCTGATTCATTTAAGAAGAAGGAATTGTTTCCAACGGCAAAAGCCAAAAATCCTACGAATGATTATTATGTGAAAAAAGGAGATTCCCTTTTCAGCATTTCCAAAAAATATCCTGGAGTTACTATTTCTGATTTAGAGAAATGGAATGGCATTACCAGTCAAGATTTAAAACCCGGAATGAAGTTGAAAATAAACGGATAA
- a CDS encoding DUF4837 family protein — protein MNKAHFLYLLVSLFLFSCGKKQEPLLRESVGKINTIAVIMNDALWNGEVGDSLRNKLAAPVFGLPQEEPLFTINQYPDKLVEGFITDSRTLVVVKKGATTGFEIKKDQYATPQTVFHLTGTTNDTLLYLLEKHSPEMIQMIKEGEIQANQKINKESLLNPKIIENKFHIRLDVPSDFEYAVQKPRFIWLKKEIVSGSMSLLLYQVPLNTIKTKNPIASIIRMRDSIGKLYIKGREAQTPMITGEGYAPYLFKIKLDNRPTFESKGTWELKNDFMSGPFINYVIFDKEYNRIMVLEGFCYSPADEKRDVMFELESIIKSVQIIKRKK, from the coding sequence ATGAATAAAGCCCATTTTTTATACCTTTTAGTTTCGTTATTCTTGTTTTCTTGTGGGAAAAAACAAGAACCATTATTACGTGAATCGGTTGGTAAAATCAATACGATTGCCGTGATTATGAATGACGCTTTATGGAATGGGGAAGTGGGTGATTCGCTTAGAAACAAACTTGCTGCACCCGTTTTTGGACTACCTCAGGAAGAACCTTTATTTACCATCAACCAATATCCTGATAAATTAGTAGAAGGTTTCATCACGGATAGCCGTACCCTTGTGGTGGTTAAAAAAGGAGCAACTACTGGTTTTGAAATCAAGAAAGACCAATACGCTACGCCACAAACCGTTTTTCATCTTACGGGAACTACGAATGATACGCTTTTGTATTTATTAGAAAAGCACAGTCCCGAAATGATTCAGATGATTAAAGAAGGCGAAATTCAAGCCAATCAAAAAATCAATAAGGAGTCGTTATTGAATCCCAAAATTATAGAGAACAAATTTCATATTCGTCTGGATGTACCTTCAGATTTTGAATATGCGGTTCAAAAACCTCGATTCATTTGGTTAAAAAAAGAAATTGTGAGCGGGAGTATGAGTCTGTTGCTCTATCAAGTTCCTCTGAATACTATAAAAACCAAAAATCCCATTGCCTCAATTATTCGAATGCGTGATTCCATTGGGAAGCTATACATCAAAGGGCGCGAAGCTCAAACTCCAATGATTACAGGTGAAGGTTATGCACCGTATTTGTTCAAAATAAAATTAGATAATCGTCCCACTTTTGAATCTAAAGGAACTTGGGAATTAAAAAATGATTTTATGTCTGGACCTTTCATCAATTATGTGATTTTTGACAAAGAGTACAACCGAATTATGGTCCTAGAAGGTTTTTGTTACTCACCCGCTGACGAAAAAAGAGATGTTATGTTTGAGTTAGAATCGATTATTAAATCGGTTCAAATAATTAAAAGAAAAAAATAA
- a CDS encoding GNAT family N-acetyltransferase: MSLQWEIKSFEALTVHELYDILRLRSEIFVVEQNCVYLDLDGKDKKALHLFGTYEDKVVAHARLLPPGISFPEASIGRVVVDARYRDKKWGHELMQNAIAGIATHFNETVITIGAQLYLKKFYESHGFVAISEMYLEDDIPHIEMKRG, translated from the coding sequence ATGAGTTTACAATGGGAAATTAAATCCTTCGAGGCGTTGACTGTTCATGAGCTGTATGATATTTTAAGATTGAGAAGTGAAATTTTTGTAGTTGAACAAAATTGCGTCTATTTGGATTTGGACGGAAAAGATAAAAAAGCCCTACACCTTTTTGGAACGTATGAAGATAAAGTTGTAGCGCATGCTAGATTACTACCTCCAGGGATTAGTTTTCCCGAAGCCTCAATAGGTCGAGTAGTTGTCGATGCTAGGTATCGAGATAAAAAATGGGGTCATGAATTGATGCAAAACGCTATCGCAGGAATTGCAACTCATTTTAACGAAACAGTGATTACGATTGGCGCTCAATTGTACTTGAAAAAGTTCTACGAAAGCCATGGTTTTGTGGCTATTAGTGAGATGTATTTAGAAGATGATATTCCGCATATCGAGATGAAAAGAGGGTAA
- a CDS encoding S41 family peptidase, producing MNAFFQKKYIIPVLASAFLFVGVSFKNDFFEIAKQIEIFTTLFKEVNSNYVDETNPGDLMDKAIKGMLASLDPYTNYFNEADVVKFKINNTGEYTGIGALISRKEDQLIIKEPYKNFPADKAGLKAGDAIIQIGDVVLKDFKDDASQLLKGSKNTKIDIKYIRQGKTLSTQLVLDEVEIKSVPFFGKIDAKTGYIVLTHFTKKASSEVKDALEQLKKEGAERIVLDLRDNPGGLLNEAVNICNLFVPKNETIVTTKSKVEKYNNTYKTTREPVDLNIPLVIIVNGKSASASEIVAGALQDLDRAVVLGSRSFGKGLVQRPIDMSFGTQVKVTISRYYTPSGRCIQALDYTRKDKNGVATRTEEKNYNAFKTRKGRTVYDGGGIQPDIELSETQVSAVANAVVRNEAIFDYATTYYYKNPSLGNTIPTITDADYTDFKQFLKNKKFNLDTETEVNLKKTLAAAKKEKIDETITAEYQQLLNAIQKSEWNALDKNQKEIKNLLLDEIIKRYQYQEGLYQYYIKSNPEIKKAVSVLTTSAEYNSILKL from the coding sequence ATGAACGCATTTTTTCAAAAAAAATACATCATTCCTGTTTTGGCTTCAGCCTTTTTGTTTGTTGGGGTAAGTTTCAAAAATGATTTTTTTGAAATTGCGAAGCAAATAGAAATTTTTACCACGCTTTTTAAAGAAGTCAACTCTAATTATGTAGATGAGACCAATCCAGGTGATTTGATGGATAAGGCCATCAAAGGGATGTTAGCGAGTTTGGATCCCTACACCAATTACTTTAATGAAGCAGATGTGGTGAAGTTCAAAATCAACAACACGGGTGAATATACTGGAATTGGTGCGTTAATCAGTCGTAAGGAAGACCAATTGATTATCAAAGAACCCTATAAAAATTTTCCTGCCGACAAAGCGGGTCTCAAAGCAGGAGATGCTATTATCCAAATTGGAGATGTAGTTTTGAAAGACTTCAAAGACGATGCGTCACAATTGCTCAAAGGTTCTAAAAACACTAAGATTGACATTAAATATATTCGTCAAGGAAAAACACTTAGCACCCAATTGGTTTTGGATGAAGTGGAAATCAAATCGGTTCCTTTTTTCGGAAAAATTGATGCGAAAACCGGTTACATTGTTTTGACTCATTTCACCAAAAAAGCCTCCTCAGAAGTAAAAGATGCCTTGGAACAACTCAAAAAAGAAGGCGCCGAACGCATCGTTTTGGACTTAAGAGACAATCCTGGTGGACTGTTGAATGAAGCGGTGAATATTTGCAATCTCTTTGTACCTAAAAACGAAACCATAGTAACTACCAAATCGAAAGTAGAAAAATACAACAACACCTATAAAACGACTCGAGAACCAGTAGATTTGAACATCCCCTTGGTCATCATTGTAAACGGAAAAAGTGCGTCGGCGTCCGAAATTGTGGCAGGTGCTTTGCAAGATTTGGATCGTGCGGTGGTTTTAGGCAGTCGCAGTTTTGGAAAAGGATTGGTTCAGCGTCCTATCGATATGTCTTTTGGAACACAAGTAAAAGTAACTATTTCTCGTTACTACACGCCTTCTGGTCGTTGCATACAAGCTTTAGACTACACCCGAAAAGATAAAAATGGAGTAGCTACACGTACAGAAGAAAAAAATTATAATGCCTTTAAAACCAGAAAAGGAAGAACCGTATACGACGGAGGAGGCATTCAGCCTGATATTGAATTATCAGAAACACAAGTAAGCGCAGTGGCCAATGCAGTAGTGAGAAACGAGGCTATCTTTGATTATGCCACTACGTATTATTACAAAAATCCTAGTTTAGGTAATACTATCCCAACTATCACAGATGCGGATTACACTGATTTCAAACAATTTTTGAAAAACAAAAAATTCAATTTGGATACTGAAACCGAAGTAAATTTGAAAAAGACTTTGGCTGCTGCCAAAAAAGAAAAAATAGACGAAACCATTACTGCGGAATACCAACAATTACTGAATGCTATCCAGAAAAGTGAATGGAACGCTTTGGACAAAAATCAAAAAGAAATTAAAAATTTATTGCTAGACGAAATTATCAAACGCTACCAATACCAAGAAGGATTGTACCAATACTACATCAAAAGCAATCCCGAGATCAAAAAGGCTGTAAGTGTGTTGACTACTTCTGCGGAGTACAATAGTATTTTGAAGTTGTAA
- the rnpA gene encoding ribonuclease P protein component — protein MDFSYPKEEKLKSKITIGLLFTEGKSVSKYPLRLVYCQEKKETTQQIKMGVSVSKKYFKKAVDRNYFKRVLRETYRLNKHLLIPHLDEPYAFMFFYQTKERLSFDEINTKTIQLFEKFVAQQAQKKANEAKITDSKSTELS, from the coding sequence ATGGATTTCAGTTACCCAAAAGAAGAAAAGCTAAAAAGCAAAATTACCATCGGATTATTATTCACCGAAGGGAAATCGGTATCGAAATATCCTTTGCGATTGGTATATTGCCAAGAGAAAAAAGAAACCACACAGCAAATAAAAATGGGTGTTTCGGTTTCTAAAAAATACTTCAAGAAAGCCGTAGATCGCAATTACTTCAAACGCGTACTCAGAGAAACTTATCGATTAAACAAACATTTACTGATTCCGCATTTGGATGAACCCTATGCTTTTATGTTTTTTTACCAAACCAAAGAGCGTTTATCTTTCGATGAAATCAATACAAAAACGATTCAATTGTTTGAAAAATTTGTAGCACAACAAGCTCAAAAAAAAGCAAACGAAGCTAAAATTACCGATTCGAAAAGCACAGAATTGTCCTAA
- a CDS encoding 1-acyl-sn-glycerol-3-phosphate acyltransferase, which translates to MQKIISYPFSVIYYLCFGLCLVIFHPIQWICFNVFGYQAHKKSVDYLNFFLVKCTNILGTTYRFENLNSIPKNVPLIVVANHQSMYDIIAIIWYMRRYHCKFVSKKELGSGIPSVSYNLRHGGSVLIDRKDPKQAIPTIKGLSEYIEKNTRSAVIFPEGTRSKTGKPKEFAQSGLKILCKYAPSAYVVPISINNSWKMVRFGAFPMGLGNRLTFTIHEPMAVKDYAFEELIQKTEAAVVSKIQF; encoded by the coding sequence ATGCAAAAAATAATTTCGTACCCCTTTTCCGTAATTTACTATTTGTGTTTTGGGCTTTGTTTGGTAATTTTTCATCCTATTCAATGGATTTGTTTTAATGTATTTGGTTACCAAGCCCACAAAAAAAGTGTCGATTATTTGAACTTCTTTTTGGTAAAATGTACTAATATATTGGGCACTACTTACCGATTTGAGAATTTGAATAGCATACCTAAAAATGTTCCTCTGATTGTTGTAGCCAATCATCAAAGCATGTATGACATTATAGCAATTATATGGTACATGCGTCGTTATCATTGCAAGTTTGTTAGTAAAAAAGAGTTAGGAAGCGGAATTCCGAGTGTGTCTTATAATTTACGACACGGTGGTTCAGTATTGATTGATAGAAAGGATCCGAAACAAGCCATTCCAACGATCAAGGGCTTGTCAGAATATATAGAAAAAAATACCCGTTCAGCCGTTATTTTCCCTGAAGGAACACGAAGTAAAACTGGAAAACCAAAAGAGTTTGCACAAAGCGGATTAAAAATATTATGCAAGTATGCGCCTTCTGCTTATGTGGTGCCAATATCCATAAATAATTCTTGGAAGATGGTGCGTTTTGGTGCTTTTCCGATGGGCTTAGGAAATCGTTTAACGTTTACGATTCATGAACCTATGGCGGTTAAAGACTATGCCTTTGAGGAGCTGATTCAAAAAACAGAAGCCGCAGTAGTAAGTAAAATTCAATTTTAA
- a CDS encoding acyl-ACP desaturase produces MSIKNIRLEVMQFLEKNVDSFVDQFLIPVEKIWQPSDFLPNSESDTFLDEVRELREIAKDLPYDFWVALVGDTITEEALPTYESWLMEVEGVDNQERNGWSKWIRQWTGEENRHGDLLNKYLYLSGRVNMREVEVTTQHLINDGFDIGTGTDPYKNFVYTSFQELATYVSHNRVSQLAKEYGDKKLSKLCKMIAGDEMRHHLAYSEFVDQIFKVDPSEMMLAFQYMMKQKIVMPAHFLRESGQKISSAFEQFSDSAQRIGVYTANDYVDIMQKLIDKWEIDKIGGLTSEAEKARDYLMKLPSRMAKISERLVIPTESYIFKWVEPARL; encoded by the coding sequence ATGTCAATAAAAAACATCCGATTAGAAGTGATGCAGTTTTTAGAAAAAAACGTCGACAGTTTTGTAGATCAATTTCTAATTCCGGTAGAAAAAATATGGCAACCTTCTGATTTCTTGCCTAATTCTGAGAGCGATACTTTCTTAGATGAAGTAAGAGAATTAAGAGAAATTGCTAAAGATTTACCTTATGATTTCTGGGTAGCTCTTGTAGGAGATACCATTACAGAAGAAGCTTTGCCAACTTATGAATCTTGGTTGATGGAAGTAGAAGGAGTAGATAATCAAGAGCGCAATGGTTGGTCTAAATGGATTCGCCAATGGACGGGTGAAGAGAACCGTCATGGAGATTTATTGAACAAATATTTGTACTTATCAGGGCGTGTAAACATGCGCGAAGTTGAGGTTACGACACAACACTTAATCAACGATGGTTTTGATATCGGTACGGGTACTGATCCGTATAAGAACTTTGTATATACTAGTTTTCAAGAATTAGCTACTTATGTTTCTCACAACCGTGTGTCGCAATTAGCAAAGGAATATGGTGATAAAAAATTGTCTAAACTTTGTAAAATGATTGCAGGCGACGAAATGCGTCATCATTTGGCTTACAGCGAGTTTGTTGACCAAATTTTCAAAGTAGATCCTAGCGAAATGATGTTGGCTTTTCAATACATGATGAAGCAAAAAATTGTGATGCCGGCTCATTTCTTGAGAGAATCTGGGCAAAAAATAAGTTCTGCTTTCGAACAATTTTCTGATTCTGCTCAGCGTATAGGTGTCTATACTGCGAATGATTATGTGGATATCATGCAAAAATTAATCGATAAATGGGAAATCGATAAGATTGGTGGATTAACTAGCGAAGCAGAAAAAGCTAGAGATTATTTAATGAAATTACCATCAAGAATGGCTAAAATTTCTGAACGTTTGGTAATTCCAACTGAGTCTTATATCTTTAAATGGGTAGAACCTGCAAGATTGTAA
- a CDS encoding HD domain-containing protein produces MNTAKLIHDTILFVKQTLADAEGGHDWFHIERVYKNALLIAKSESCDTLVVQLGALLHDIADSKFHGGDETIGPRTARNFLESQHVAEEVILHVVQIIENISFKGGKTKRKFSSIELDIVQDADRLDAIGAIGIARAFNYGGFKNRALYNPEIAPNLHMTKEEYKSSQAPTINHFYEKLLLLADKMNTKTGAVLAAKRHKYMENFLSQFYAEWEGEV; encoded by the coding sequence ATGAATACCGCTAAACTAATTCACGATACGATTCTTTTTGTAAAACAAACACTTGCCGATGCAGAGGGAGGACACGATTGGTTTCATATAGAAAGGGTGTATAAAAATGCTTTGCTCATAGCCAAATCGGAGTCTTGTGATACACTTGTCGTTCAGTTAGGCGCTTTATTGCATGATATTGCAGATAGTAAATTTCATGGAGGAGACGAGACCATAGGTCCAAGAACGGCGAGGAATTTTTTGGAATCGCAACACGTAGCCGAAGAAGTAATTCTGCATGTAGTGCAAATCATTGAAAATATTTCATTTAAAGGCGGCAAAACCAAGCGCAAGTTCTCTTCAATCGAATTGGATATTGTGCAAGATGCCGATCGTTTGGATGCGATTGGCGCTATTGGAATTGCCAGAGCGTTTAATTATGGAGGATTCAAAAACAGAGCATTGTACAATCCTGAGATTGCTCCCAATTTGCATATGACGAAGGAAGAATATAAGTCAAGTCAAGCGCCAACTATCAATCATTTTTACGAGAAATTATTGTTGCTCGCTGATAAAATGAATACGAAAACCGGTGCAGTATTAGCAGCGAAAAGGCATAAATATATGGAAAACTTCTTGTCTCAGTTTTATGCCGAGTGGGAAGGGGAAGTCTAG